TAATACGCTCGCTTCAGTGTTTCGTGATAATGCTTACTAAATTGTTTTAAAATTGTTCTTCTCGTAACAATCCCGTCAAATTCTCCGTTATCTGCAGCAACGCAGACAAAAGGATGATCAATTAATTTGTGCAGAGCATCAATCATATGATCGTCCTTTTTTAAACAAGGGGTGTTTTTTTCCATAATTTCACTTACTTGAATTTCAGATAAACGGTTTAATTCAAATTGTTCTATGCCCAACGTCTCTTCCAGAATTTTCGTTTTGCTGATTATTCCTCTGAATTTATAGTTAGGATCAAGTACGGGGACGGCTGAATAGCCTGACTTCACAAGTACTAGTAAAGCATGTTCAAGTGGATTTCCCACCTGGACGTGAGCGACCTTTTCTGATGGAATCATTAATTCACTCACTAGAGGCAATTCTAATTTTTCCTTTTCTGCACTTACCATTATAAATCACTCCTTAATTTTGCAAACTGAAGGAGCAGAAAGAAACGTTTAACATAACCAAAGATAATTTTAACATACTTTGATTGAATTAACGAATCGCAATTTTCGACAGCCATGGTCTTGAACCACTCTTTTATACCCAAAAAGTGTTCTAGGTTAAACGCACAAAAGTTCATCAGCTTTATAAAATAATAAGAAGGTCGTATAATAATAACATCT
This Halobacillus salinarum DNA region includes the following protein-coding sequences:
- the cbpB gene encoding cyclic-di-AMP-binding protein CbpB; the protein is MVSAEKEKLELPLVSELMIPSEKVAHVQVGNPLEHALLVLVKSGYSAVPVLDPNYKFRGIISKTKILEETLGIEQFELNRLSEIQVSEIMEKNTPCLKKDDHMIDALHKLIDHPFVCVAADNGEFDGIVTRRTILKQFSKHYHETLKRAY